From one Cyanobacterium stanieri PCC 7202 genomic stretch:
- a CDS encoding permease YjgP/YjgQ family protein (PFAM: Predicted permease YjgP/YjgQ family~COGs: COG0795 permease~InterPro IPR005495~KEGG: cyh:Cyan8802_0135 permease YjgP/YjgQ family protein~PFAM: permease YjgP/YjgQ family protein~SPTR: Permease YjgP/YjgQ family protein) yields MRRFNLSIMDSYILGELILPFIFCVAMFSAVGVAIATLSDLSHRIIESNLPFISAIEVFILKIPEYVGYALPFSVLLTSLLTYSRLSKDSELIALQSCGISLYRLITPMIIFSMIITLVTFTFNELIIPQANYRATSILTGDEGNSRYAIKQDIFYPQYQEVTTPNGEVKRELRSIFYAQEFNGEEMQNITVIETDNNQLEKITVSETGHWDNEDNKWDFSNGAIYHIKMNLSQITSSFFGEKKVPLPKTPLELASKSRSPYEMNIRESLEYIRLLEEVGNEKNLLMYQVRTAQKVSFPFICVIFGLIGSTVGAKFNSNNKGTSFGLTILIVFGYYLTSFIIGSLGLINVLSPIMAAWIPNFICLGIGIYLLAKS; encoded by the coding sequence AATTTTACCCTTCATTTTTTGTGTAGCCATGTTTTCTGCCGTAGGAGTTGCGATCGCAACTTTATCCGATTTATCCCATAGAATTATAGAATCTAACTTACCATTTATTTCGGCAATTGAAGTATTTATTCTCAAAATTCCCGAATATGTAGGTTATGCCCTTCCTTTTTCAGTTTTACTCACATCCCTACTTACCTATAGTCGCCTGAGTAAAGATAGCGAATTAATCGCCCTACAAAGTTGTGGTATTAGTTTATATCGACTAATCACCCCAATGATCATTTTTAGTATGATTATTACCCTTGTTACTTTTACCTTTAACGAACTAATCATACCTCAAGCCAACTACCGAGCCACTTCTATCCTCACAGGAGACGAAGGCAACAGTAGATATGCCATCAAGCAAGATATTTTTTATCCTCAATATCAGGAAGTAACTACCCCTAATGGAGAAGTAAAAAGAGAATTAAGAAGCATTTTTTATGCCCAAGAATTTAATGGGGAAGAAATGCAAAATATTACGGTGATTGAAACCGATAATAATCAACTTGAGAAAATTACAGTCTCAGAAACAGGTCATTGGGATAATGAGGATAATAAATGGGATTTTTCCAATGGTGCTATCTATCATATTAAAATGAACCTATCGCAAATTACCAGTAGTTTTTTTGGCGAGAAAAAAGTTCCCTTACCAAAAACTCCCCTAGAATTAGCCTCTAAAAGTCGAAGCCCTTATGAGATGAACATTCGTGAATCCCTCGAATATATCCGACTCTTAGAAGAAGTAGGTAATGAAAAAAACCTGCTGATGTATCAAGTACGCACGGCGCAAAAAGTTTCTTTTCCTTTTATTTGTGTTATTTTTGGTTTAATTGGTTCTACGGTAGGAGCAAAATTTAACAGTAATAATAAAGGTACCAGTTTTGGTCTAACAATTTTAATTGTTTTTGGTTATTATCTGACCAGCTTTATTATTGGTAGTTTGGGATTAATTAATGTCCTATCCCCCATCATGGCGGCGTGGATACCAAATTTTATCTGTCTTGGCATTGGAATTTACTTACTCGCCAAATCTTAA
- a CDS encoding putative anti-sigma regulatory factor, serine/threonine protein kinase (COGs: COG2172 Anti-sigma regulatory factor (Ser/Thr protein kinase)~KEGG: mar:MAE_59030 ATPase-like protein~SPTR: Similar to Q4BUT1_CROWT ATP-binding region): MSAVKQISFIVASDLLCLGEVLAKYEQVKPESVNQRLWLECQLALAEGFTNAVRHAHKNMPPDTTVEIEIIINSCWLEIKIWDHGNPFNLISFQESLSQPDDLKTGGRGIEILGKVADELKYERYPDDRNCLLIKKHIDDVREVI; this comes from the coding sequence TTGAGTGCTGTTAAACAAATTTCTTTTATTGTGGCTAGTGACTTACTCTGTTTAGGGGAAGTGTTGGCAAAATATGAACAGGTAAAACCTGAATCGGTAAATCAAAGACTTTGGCTAGAATGTCAATTGGCTTTGGCAGAAGGTTTCACCAATGCGGTGCGTCATGCCCATAAAAATATGCCCCCCGATACCACCGTTGAAATAGAGATTATAATCAATTCTTGCTGGTTAGAAATCAAAATTTGGGATCATGGTAATCCTTTTAATCTCATATCGTTTCAAGAATCCCTTTCTCAACCAGATGATTTGAAAACAGGGGGAAGAGGGATTGAAATATTAGGGAAGGTTGCTGATGAGTTAAAATATGAACGTTATCCTGATGATCGTAATTGTTTATTAATCAAAAAACACATTGACGATGTCAGGGAAGTTATTTAA
- a CDS encoding hypothetical protein (COGs: COG0596 hydrolase or acyltransferase (alpha/beta hydrolase superfamily)~KEGG: cyc:PCC7424_2991 hypothetical protein~SPTR: Putative uncharacterized protein), with amino-acid sequence MFTLPETKFYSWKKYQCAYTEYGSDNNTQSLPLVLIHPIGVGLSGIFWHRFLKAITACDGNYKVYNPDLLGCGESDLPRIAYDPKDWAMQLNFFLENVVKQPCILVVQGASFPISVYMAAGDLKCDLIKGLILSGPPAWNIMTNGGNLKISEIIWNLFFDSLIGSLFYKYAQRRQFIESFSIKQLFANAEDVDDEWLSMLEKGAMDPKNRFAVFSFLAGFWRKNYSKLLQKLDQKILLLMGDSASSVSKDGFKESPDQRIELYGKNIANLEGKKIKGRNVLPYESTEEFLEEVRLFVDNF; translated from the coding sequence ATGTTTACTTTACCTGAAACGAAGTTTTATTCTTGGAAAAAATACCAATGTGCCTATACTGAATATGGTTCGGATAATAATACACAATCTCTACCCTTGGTGTTGATTCATCCCATTGGGGTGGGTTTATCAGGAATATTTTGGCATCGTTTTCTCAAGGCAATTACTGCCTGTGATGGCAATTATAAGGTTTATAATCCTGATTTGTTGGGTTGTGGAGAGAGTGATTTACCGAGAATTGCTTATGATCCAAAAGATTGGGCAATGCAGTTAAATTTTTTCTTGGAAAATGTGGTAAAACAACCCTGTATTTTAGTTGTGCAAGGGGCTTCTTTTCCTATTTCTGTTTATATGGCGGCAGGGGATTTAAAATGTGATTTAATCAAGGGTTTAATTTTATCTGGCCCTCCTGCGTGGAATATTATGACCAATGGGGGAAATCTTAAAATTAGTGAGATTATTTGGAATTTATTTTTTGATTCTTTGATTGGTTCTTTGTTTTATAAGTATGCCCAAAGAAGACAGTTTATTGAGTCTTTTTCTATTAAGCAATTGTTTGCTAATGCTGAGGATGTGGATGATGAATGGTTAAGTATGTTGGAAAAGGGGGCAATGGATCCTAAAAATCGTTTTGCTGTGTTTTCTTTTTTGGCTGGTTTTTGGCGCAAAAATTACTCAAAACTATTACAAAAATTAGATCAGAAAATTTTACTTTTGATGGGTGATAGTGCGAGTAGTGTGAGTAAGGATGGGTTTAAGGAAAGTCCTGATCAAAGAATAGAATTATATGGTAAAAATATTGCTAATTTAGAGGGTAAAAAAATTAAAGGTCGGAATGTTTTGCCCTATGAATCAACGGAAGAATTTTTAGAAGAAGTAAGGCTTTTTGTTGATAATTTTTAG
- a CDS encoding histidyl-tRNA synthetase (PFAM: Anticodon binding domain; tRNA synthetase class II core domain (G, H, P, S and T)~TIGRFAM: histidyl-tRNA synthetase~COGs: COG0124 Histidyl-tRNA synthetase~InterProIPR015807:IPR004516:IPR002314:IPR004154:IPR 006195~KEGG: cyc:PCC7424_5012 histidyl-tRNA synthetase~PFAM: tRNA synthetase class II (G H P and S); Anticodon-binding domain protein~PRIAM: Histidine--tRNA ligase~SPTR: Histidyl-tRNA synthetase;~TIGRFAM: histidyl-tRNA synthetase), protein MEQIQAIRGTRDILPDEVVYWQFLEKTAFDILSRACYQEIRTPVFEQTSLFERGIGEATDVVGKEMYTFMDRGDRTLTLRPEGTAGAVRAYIQNKLSAGGIQRLWYTGPMFRYERPQAGRQRQFHQIGLELLGVKAARADVEVIAIATDILKALGLQNLSLQLNSVGSGEDRQKYRDALVAYLIPYKDDLDQDSQDRLERNPLRILDSKDKKTQTIAENAPSILDYLGTESKAHFDQVCQLLTDLNIPYDLNPRLVRGLDYYTDTAFEIQSADLGAQATVCGGGRYDGLVSQLGGGEAPAIGWAMGMERLILLLKELQPLSLSSPDIYFVSRGQKAENKALVMAQNLRQMGYKVELDLTGSNFGKQFKRGDRTGAKICLVLGDSEVENNTIQLKYLETGKQETLSMDEINQRLQNL, encoded by the coding sequence ATGGAACAAATTCAAGCAATTCGTGGTACTAGGGATATTTTGCCCGATGAGGTGGTTTATTGGCAGTTTTTGGAAAAGACGGCTTTTGATATTCTTTCTCGGGCTTGTTATCAGGAAATTAGAACTCCTGTTTTTGAGCAAACTTCTTTGTTTGAAAGGGGTATCGGCGAGGCTACGGATGTGGTTGGTAAGGAGATGTACACTTTTATGGATAGGGGCGATCGCACTTTAACCTTACGTCCAGAAGGTACAGCTGGAGCGGTACGAGCCTATATCCAGAATAAATTATCTGCAGGGGGTATTCAAAGATTGTGGTACACTGGCCCCATGTTTAGATACGAGCGCCCCCAGGCAGGAAGGCAGAGACAATTTCACCAAATCGGTTTAGAATTGTTGGGAGTAAAGGCGGCAAGGGCTGATGTGGAAGTAATTGCGATCGCCACTGACATTTTAAAGGCATTGGGTTTACAAAACCTCAGCTTACAGCTAAACTCCGTAGGCAGTGGGGAAGATCGCCAAAAATACCGTGATGCTTTGGTGGCATATCTCATACCCTACAAAGATGATTTAGACCAAGATTCCCAAGATCGCCTCGAACGCAATCCCCTACGTATTTTGGACAGCAAAGACAAGAAAACCCAAACCATTGCCGAAAATGCCCCTTCCATTTTGGACTATCTCGGCACAGAATCCAAAGCACACTTTGACCAAGTTTGTCAACTGTTGACGGATTTAAACATTCCCTATGACCTTAATCCCCGTCTGGTGAGAGGACTAGATTATTATACTGATACCGCCTTTGAAATACAATCCGCCGATTTAGGCGCCCAAGCCACCGTATGCGGTGGGGGTAGATATGACGGTTTAGTCTCTCAACTGGGGGGAGGAGAAGCCCCCGCCATTGGTTGGGCCATGGGTATGGAAAGATTAATCCTTTTGCTCAAGGAGTTACAACCCCTTTCCCTTTCTAGTCCTGATATTTACTTTGTTTCTCGGGGACAAAAAGCGGAAAATAAGGCGTTAGTTATGGCTCAAAATTTGAGACAAATGGGTTATAAAGTCGAACTGGATTTGACGGGTAGTAATTTTGGTAAACAGTTTAAAAGGGGCGATCGCACTGGTGCTAAAATTTGTTTAGTATTAGGGGATAGTGAAGTAGAAAACAACACCATTCAACTAAAATATCTTGAGACGGGCAAACAGGAAACCCTCTCCATGGATGAGATAAATCAAAGACTACAAAACCTTTAA
- a CDS encoding cation diffusion facilitator family transporter (PFAM: Cation efflux family~TIGRFAM: cation diffusion facilitator family transporter~COGs: COG0053 Co/Zn/Cd cation transporter~InterPro IPR002524~KEGG: cyh:Cyan8802_3015 cation diffusion facilitator family transporter~PFAM: cation efflux protein~SPTR: Cation efflux family protein;~TIGRFAM: cation diffusion facilitator family transporter), producing the protein MVKDIRSKVRKVLIVTLILNMTVVAIKGIIGVVTGSLSLQADALHSVTDGVNNILGLVMNQFASPMTDRDHPYGHQKFEALGALGIAVFLGIACFEIVSSAIARIINPIESVSISVVELGLLFLVLGINIFVALYERRVGKRLGSQILIADASHTMGDVWVTITVLAGLIAIWAANQGYIIALQTIDIWLAFPVAFLVFKSGWDVLRNNIPWLVDQMAIAPESIYQTVMEVEGVINCHDIASRGLLGRQVFIEMHLIVEPKDVETAHLITEKVEKKLQEKFYPARILIHIEPLSYQSDQITFDDE; encoded by the coding sequence ATGGTAAAAGACATCAGGAGCAAGGTTAGAAAAGTATTAATAGTTACCCTGATTTTGAATATGACAGTGGTGGCTATTAAAGGAATTATCGGGGTGGTGACTGGCTCGTTAAGTTTACAGGCTGATGCGTTGCACAGTGTCACTGATGGGGTAAATAATATTTTGGGTTTGGTTATGAATCAATTTGCTTCCCCCATGACTGATCGAGATCATCCCTATGGACATCAGAAGTTTGAGGCTCTTGGTGCTTTGGGAATTGCTGTGTTTTTGGGTATTGCTTGTTTTGAAATTGTTTCTAGTGCGATCGCCCGTATCATCAACCCGATTGAATCTGTATCTATCAGTGTAGTTGAATTGGGGCTATTATTTCTCGTCTTGGGAATTAATATTTTTGTGGCTTTGTATGAGCGTAGAGTAGGTAAAAGATTGGGCAGTCAAATCCTCATTGCCGATGCTAGTCATACCATGGGGGATGTGTGGGTAACCATCACTGTTTTGGCGGGATTGATAGCTATTTGGGCGGCCAATCAAGGTTATATCATCGCTTTACAAACCATTGATATATGGTTAGCTTTCCCCGTTGCCTTTTTGGTTTTTAAGAGTGGGTGGGATGTTTTACGAAACAATATACCATGGTTAGTGGATCAAATGGCGATCGCCCCTGAATCGATTTATCAAACCGTTATGGAAGTAGAGGGAGTCATCAACTGTCATGACATCGCCTCTAGGGGTTTATTGGGTAGACAAGTATTTATCGAAATGCACTTGATTGTAGAACCCAAGGACGTAGAAACAGCCCATTTGATTACTGAAAAGGTGGAGAAAAAATTGCAGGAAAAATTTTATCCTGCCCGTATTCTAATTCATATTGAACCTTTATCCTACCAATCAGATCAAATCACTTTTGACGATGAGTAG
- a CDS encoding ferredoxin (2Fe-2S) (PFAM: 2Fe-2S iron-sulfur cluster binding domain~TIGRFAM: ferredoxin [2Fe-2S]~COGs: COG0633 Ferredoxin~InterPro IPR010241:IPR001041:IPR006058~KEGG: ter:Tery_0754 ferredoxin (2Fe-2S)~PFAM: ferredoxin~SPTR: Ferredoxin;~TIGRFAM: ferredoxin [2Fe-2S]): MRNYKVTIHNRQKNTTQTVVVPEDQYILRTAENQDADAPFSCRNGACTTCAVRVLEGDIYQPEAMGLSPDLQKQGYALLCVSYPRSDLVVETQDEDEVYELQFGRYFGRGKVRFGFPIEDD; this comes from the coding sequence ATGCGAAACTATAAAGTCACTATTCATAACCGCCAAAAAAATACTACTCAAACAGTGGTAGTACCCGAAGATCAGTATATTTTAAGGACCGCTGAAAATCAAGATGCCGATGCTCCCTTTTCTTGTCGCAACGGTGCTTGTACCACTTGTGCGGTAAGGGTTTTGGAAGGAGATATTTATCAACCTGAAGCCATGGGATTATCTCCTGACTTACAAAAACAAGGTTATGCCCTTTTATGTGTCAGTTATCCCCGCTCCGATTTAGTTGTGGAAACCCAAGATGAGGATGAGGTTTACGAATTACAATTTGGTCGTTATTTTGGTCGTGGTAAAGTGCGTTTTGGTTTCCCCATTGAGGATGATTAA
- a CDS encoding nuclease (SNase domain-containing protein) (PFAM: Staphylococcal nuclease homologue~COGs: COG1525 Micrococcal nuclease (thermonuclease) homologs~InterPro IPR006021~KEGG: nuclease~PFAM: nuclease (SNase domain-containing protein)~SMART: nuclease (SNase domain-containing protein)~SPTR: Staphylococcal nuclease family protein, putative), with protein sequence MIKTIQGFLVIVFIGLILSACEANIPVDNLIFGQLQRVVSGQTLEVMINNQVYGVRLIGFDVPENQQEMAKKNMVNLLTNHGQNPTHLVSLTLKTDLTSKDSFGRLWAYVWLNNLFLNRTMIEEGRAIANLTYTDGKYDDMLINAQHYARIMGKGVWGNN encoded by the coding sequence ATGATTAAGACAATCCAAGGCTTTTTGGTGATTGTCTTCATCGGTTTGATTCTTTCTGCTTGTGAAGCAAATATTCCCGTTGATAATCTTATTTTTGGACAACTACAACGGGTAGTCAGTGGGCAAACCTTGGAGGTGATGATCAACAATCAAGTTTATGGGGTAAGGTTGATTGGTTTTGATGTGCCAGAAAATCAGCAGGAAATGGCTAAAAAAAACATGGTGAACTTACTTACAAATCATGGTCAAAACCCTACTCATTTGGTTTCCCTTACCCTAAAAACAGATTTAACCTCAAAAGATTCCTTTGGTCGCCTTTGGGCTTATGTATGGTTAAATAATCTGTTTCTAAACAGAACTATGATTGAAGAAGGAAGGGCGATCGCCAATTTGACTTATACTGATGGTAAATATGATGACATGTTGATCAACGCCCAACATTACGCCCGAATTATGGGCAAGGGAGTTTGGGGAAATAATTAA
- a CDS encoding hypothetical protein (KEGG: cyc:PCC7424_4510 hypothetical protein~SPTR: Putative uncharacterized protein), whose product MFLPTKGKLKLKLIFVTNLKKPLSKSNLSLETMDSRLLTKIFLSLTICLLTITTWFSNPQPAYAVNNPELLPAEVTPVVDLANYLPDLQEQSLIEEFEKFEQETGWKLRVLTQYDQSPGRAVIKFWNLDEQSILLVADGRGGNLLAFSVGDDVYPLLPRTFWIELQTRFGNMYYVRENGENNSIVTAMDTVKTCLQDGGCLVVPGLPREQWILTLITSVVGGVIFGLAALPRKEGQVFAWQWVLIISPLWGILFIAFGMGPVVTRTTEWLPLFRNVIGFILGALVAYFSPLLNQQSASET is encoded by the coding sequence ATGTTTTTACCTACCAAAGGTAAGTTAAAATTAAAGTTAATATTTGTAACAAACCTTAAAAAACCCTTATCAAAAAGTAATCTTTCGTTAGAAACTATGGACAGTCGTCTTCTTACTAAAATATTTTTATCCTTAACCATTTGTCTCCTAACCATTACAACATGGTTCTCTAATCCTCAACCTGCCTATGCAGTGAATAATCCTGAATTATTACCTGCAGAAGTTACTCCCGTGGTGGATTTGGCAAATTATTTGCCTGATTTGCAGGAACAATCTTTAATTGAAGAGTTTGAAAAGTTTGAGCAGGAAACAGGCTGGAAGTTGAGAGTTTTAACCCAGTATGACCAATCCCCCGGAAGGGCTGTAATTAAGTTTTGGAATTTGGATGAGCAGAGTATTTTATTGGTGGCAGATGGCAGAGGTGGTAATTTATTAGCTTTTAGTGTGGGAGATGATGTCTATCCTTTATTACCTCGTACTTTCTGGATTGAACTACAAACTCGTTTCGGTAATATGTATTATGTCCGTGAAAATGGCGAAAATAATTCTATTGTGACGGCAATGGATACGGTGAAAACTTGTTTACAAGATGGGGGCTGTTTGGTGGTGCCGGGATTGCCTCGAGAACAATGGATTTTAACTTTAATTACTTCTGTGGTGGGGGGTGTTATTTTCGGTTTGGCTGCTTTACCTCGTAAGGAGGGACAGGTTTTTGCTTGGCAATGGGTGTTAATTATTTCTCCTTTGTGGGGGATTTTATTTATTGCTTTTGGTATGGGGCCTGTGGTGACTCGTACTACTGAGTGGCTACCTTTGTTCCGTAATGTGATTGGTTTTATTTTAGGGGCTTTGGTGGCGTATTTTTCTCCTCTACTCAATCAGCAGTCTGCGTCGGAAACCTAA